A region of the Ferrimicrobium acidiphilum DSM 19497 genome:
TGGCCGCGGTTGTCGATCACACCGGAAAGGTGCTTGGTACCAAGAGCTTTCCCACCACCCGTCACGGTTATCTGTCACTCATTACTTGGATGCGTTCTCTTGGTGATGTCGCTCGAGTGGGTGTCGAATGCACGGGCAGCTACGGAGCTGGCCTTACCAGGTACCTTGGGGCCGCGAACATCCCCACGCTTGAGGTCACCCGACCGGACAAGTCCCTTCGTAGAGCACAGGGCAAGAGTGATGATTACGACGCCATCGCAGCAGCCCTCGCTGCCCTCTATGGGCAGCGCGTCCAGGTGGCCAAGGATCGAAGTGGGCAGGTAGAAGCCCTTCGTGTGCTGCGCACGACCCGAAAGACCGCAATCAAGTGTCGCAGGGCCACCCTACAGGAGTTGCACAATACGATCGTGGCGGCATCCGATAAGATCCGCGAGCAATATCGAGGTGAGA
Encoded here:
- a CDS encoding IS110 family transposase, which gives rise to MNVTSLGEGQVAGGVDTHQDLHVAAVVDHTGKVLGTKSFPTTRHGYLSLITWMRSLGDVARVGVECTGSYGAGLTRYLGAANIPTLEVTRPDKSLRRAQGKSDDYDAIAAALAALYGQRVQVAKDRSGQVEALRVLRTTRKTAIKCRRATLQELHNTIVAASDKIREQYRGE